The Panulirus ornatus isolate Po-2019 chromosome 21, ASM3632096v1, whole genome shotgun sequence nucleotide sequence TGAATGAAATATACTGCTGATGATGAATATCTTGAAATAGAGGTGTTATGAATTATATTGGTAATGtaaatgtttgtttgtgtttgataCTTATAGTGGAGTTACATGTGCAGAATTTATTTCTTTGTCATATTTGTAGTGGAGTAACATGTGCATGATTTTGTTTCTTTGTCAGACACTATATATTGAAGGTAAAACCCCCTAATGATTTCTCAGCAAAGACTTAAGAATTTTTATTATGATGGTTGCACATCATGAATTATTTGTCTAGTAGTCATATATTATGTGAAACACCTGTCATTAATAATGAGAAAACAGAGGTTAGAAACTGTTCAACAACTTGCAATAAAAGTTCATGTTCTGACAGTGTATCATAACTCTGTAAGAACTTTACTTAATGAGGTGGTGAAGTAGTGAAGTTGTTTAAACTGCTTATACACTCTAGGTAGAAGGTTTCATCTCATCTCGACTACCCTAGAAGGTTTACCTCCAGTTCACTATGCTATATATAAGTACCTGATCCATGTTACTGTCAAAACATAGTAGGAAGCAATTGCAACCACAGTATATCCTTATTTACTGTGTAAAAGCCATTTAGCTATTTCTGAAGGGCTCAGTTTAGAATTGTAGCAGTACCCTGTTGTGTTGCTGTACTTTTTTGTGATAATATATTTATGGGTACTTGAAAATGGGGCTCTGACAAAAATTCGCTGTGTTTAACAGGTGAGAACATTAACATCACCTGGTCTCCGGATGGCTATACCATTGCAGTCGGGAATAAGGAGGACCTGGTATCATTCATAGATGTTAGAAGCCAGAAGATTCGTCATGAGCAGCAGTTCAAGTTTGAGGTTAATGAGCTGTCATGGAACAATGCTAATGACCTGTTTTACCTTACCAATGCACAGAGTGgccagggatacatacatatatacaagttagtccaaattcttttttcttttaaagaaatacgtgtattatattattttatttttgctttgcagTTGGATGGCCCATATTGTCCATAAACTCTGCATAACACCTGCATCTAAGCTGAACcctttcttacacttttcttTGTCCCTCTACCATATCTCCAGTTGTCCTTAAATCTACTCCAACCTCCTTaattcatgcacatatacattttttctcaGTGTAATCTTTACATGTCTATAATTTTCATCCATTTTACTCCTCTGACCACTCCTTTTATGTGAGAAGTTCAAAGGAAACTGATTTGATCATAACAGTTTAAAGAGAAAATTTGGGGACTGAAATGTACACTTTCAGTGCTTCCCCCATTCCTCTCACAGTAATGCTCTTCAAATATTCAGTAATCGGAATCATATCTTGTTATTTGTTTCTATCTGGCTgtatctctgaagcctgttccaCTCCCTGTGGCCTCCCCATAACAAAAGTCTCCAAAACTGGTAAACTCGATGCTACTTCTTTgcttttagtgccttacccttaacaggccacagatGAGGGCATTTCTAGTGTAGTGtctccagaggctcctacctaaagtttTTACAAACTACCatctaataatcctgcctaatattccaacctactgcttctgcctaatgctcctacttactacttctgctGTTTATATTGACATAATTATCACCCTCATCCTTAAAACTTATATATCCACTTCAGTTTTATGAATATTAGAtccttccttgtcttttctttgtatTCTTCAAATTGTCTACAGTATCATTTTGTAATAAAATTTCATAGTGCTACACTTTTAGTAGGTTTCTTTGCAGACTAATTCCAGTTGCTCATTTAAGTGATTAGGAAACCTTCTTCCATTCATCTCATTATTTTGCTGTGCACCTAGTTTTATGGTTGATCATACAGTGACAAGTAGCTGTAACATTTGTTCGAGTGTATACTTCTCTTTCTTGTTGGTTTCTCATTCAATCACTTATAATATTTTGTGTTATATATTCTCTAATATTGTTATATTCTCTCATTTGTCAGCGTTGCTCTATATTGGTGGATTAAAGAATGATattgaattatgataatgatagctaACGAGGGGTCATGACATGATTCAATCACTCTGCTTTATAGTGGGTAAAGGCCCACAAGACAATGTGATGATAGAAGCAATTATGGTTGTGGTAGAAGTGACTGTGTTAATGATAAAGGTAGTATTGATTTTCATAATTTCATTACTAATGACATGTTATTATTTGACATCATTATGTGGCTCAATGCAGTTATGTAACCCAGTTTGCTCTCGTAATCATGTACAGTGAATTATTGTTTATTGTATATTTTCTGATATACAGTTACCCAGAAATGGAACTTGTACACTCCATCCATGCCCATCCTGGTAACTGTATATGTATCAAGTTCGAGCCCCATGGACGGTATTTTGCCACAGGATCAGCAGATGCTTTGGTGTCCATTTGGGATGCACAAGAACTTTACTGCAAGAGGACACTACCCAGGTATAATTTGATGTTCTGTTTCATGAGAAGCTTTTATGAAGATTTTAATCTTATTCCCAAAGTGGTAGTGGACTGGGTGATGGTTTTGATGACAAAAGTAGACTTTAGGCAAGGATGTATGTCACTTGCTTTTGTATAGTTAGGTTTTACTTTTGATAACTTTTTGTGAATCCTCAGAACCTTCATTATCTCTTCTAGAGCCATGATTAAACATTTGTTCTTATGTGCTTTAGGTAAACATTTAAAGCAAATTTTAACATGTGCAATTTACCTTCCACAGATTAGAGTGGCCTGTTCGCACTCTCAGTTTTTCTTATGATGGACAGCTGTTGGCTTCAGGAAGTGAGGATCAGACAATTGACATTGCCCACGTAGATACTGGGGAGCAGGTGGCACATATTAGTGTTGCTTATCCTACCTTCACATTGGCATGGGTAAGTGAATTAATATATTATGCTGTTTGATCATAATAAAAACTAAGGAGAATTTAGTATAGTGGTTATCAAAATGTTGCTGTATTCGAGTTAAGAGAACAGGTGAATGTAATGATGTTATAAAGAACGGTATAGGGATGGAAATGGGAAGTAAGGAAAAAAGATTGGTCTTACAATATTTAGACATGTAGAAAGAACAGGTATGTGATCATTTAGAAATGTGGTAAGAACAGGTATGTGGAGAATTTGGGTAGAAGTGTGTGTACAGTTGAAATGAGTGTCTGTTGTTgatgttacagggaaagactgaTGATAAGATGGAGAGGATTTAAATTCGTTTCAGCTCTGATGTATGGCTCTGAAAGCCAAGGGTATACATACAGGTCAGGATAGGTTCAAAATAACGTCTGTGTATATGGATGATTTTCGTAGTATATTTGGAATAGGAAGATAAACAGAATGAAGATGTGAAAGATTTTTGTGGTATGAAGAAGTCATTAGAAAGGCACATGGAGGAAAGTTGTTCAGGATAGTGCATTTACATATAATGTATGGCAGATAATGGGTTGGTTAAGAAGATATATATAGCAGCAGaataaaaagtacaaggaggagaggtagactgtTAAAGAGATGTATAGATGTTGTGAAAGAACTGATTAGGGCATGGAATATTTCAAGTGATACCAGAGGAATAATTAGGAATTGAATGCAGTTGAAATCTCTTGTTTATGGAGATTATGCATGGAGATGTTAGTCTGACTTGACAGAGCAAGTAGTATAGAAAGTGACAGAGGAAGAGACATTTTCATAAAAGTGGCAGTTCATTTGTCACTTAACACACTGTgcatgggttggggatgtttcAGTGATGGAAGCTGTATGTACTTGGTCCACCTCATTAGATTGTGAattcagtaataataatgaataatgtttTACCCTATCTGTTGGATTGGAATCATAGTAAGAGGATGCTCTTTGTTCAAAACATTGTTAATACAACACTGTTTATGAGCTACCAAGATATTAACCCAAGCAAAACAAAggtatagattgatagatatttgCATTAAGTGAATCAAGGAAAATTACCTTTTTAGTATATGTGTGGCATAGAATATAGTATTCATCATGACTCCCTctaatttttcacatttttcttctcatcattATTTATTGGATTGATATGTTTTTCATTTGGATACTGTAAGAGGGttgaatattttatttattcacttTTGATATAGAGCTGTTAATGATAATGTTGCCTATAAATACAACATTAGTGTAAAGTTTGCCCCTTCATATGATAACAGAATTTGCTACAGATGATATGAATAAGCAGAATTCGTTACAGATAATTTTTTTCTAAAGCTGCTAATTTTTTTGACCTCATATCTTCCTCTTTGTTAGTACCCTGGTTGAAGTACCTTGTGATCTTTTAGCACTGTTTTCTATATTGGCATTTTTCATTTGTCAGATTGATAGCCTTTACATAACCAGTTTATGTGATTGAATGCAGAAGTATCACGCAGGAAAGCTGAAACTGAAAAATTTCATTACATTAA carries:
- the tex gene encoding THO complex subunit 3 isoform X1 yields the protein MGTYLEEMKTYFQTHNKQKEYVGHNSKVHTIGWNADGRRLASGSYDKCVTIFVFDGHRETLRKDYTYKGHGDSVDQLCWHPTHSEQLTSASGDKTVRIWDTRTHKCSATINTKGENINITWSPDGYTIAVGNKEDLVSFIDVRSQKIRHEQQFKFEVNELSWNNANDLFYLTNAQSGQGYIHIYNYPEMELVHSIHAHPGNCICIKFEPHGRYFATGSADALVSIWDAQELYCKRTLPRLEWPVRTLSFSYDGQLLASGSEDQTIDIAHVDTGEQVAHISVAYPTFTLAWHPRHFLLAYACDDKDDRDRDRDAGTVKLWGLGERS
- the tex gene encoding THO complex subunit 3 isoform X2, which encodes MGTYLEEMKTYFQTHNKQKEYVGHNSKVHTIGWNADGRRLASGSYDKCVTIFVFDGHRETLRKDYTYKGHGDSVDQLCWHPTHSEQLTSASGDKTVRIWDTRTHKCSATINTKGENINITWSPDGYTIAVGNKEDLVSFIDVRSQKIRHEQQFKFEVNELSWNNANDLFYLTNAQSGQGYIHIYNYPEMELVHSIHAHPGNCICIKFEPHGRYFATGSADALVSIWDAQELYCKRTLPRLEWPVRTLSFSYDGQLLASGSEDQTIDIAHVDTGEQVAHISVAYPTFTLAWLCHRVCLVQPTRL